A region of the Prosthecobacter dejongeii genome:
GTGATTGCAGCTAATTCCCGTAACTGGTAGCTTTTCACAACTCCTCCGGGTATACGCAGGCGGCACATGTACCCGTCCTTCACGGGATTGAGCCAAAAAAGCCCGTTCCATTTGTAACGAAAAATGGATTCAGGTTCAGGTTTAGCATTCCAACGAGCATCCATCACGAGTTGCTCAATGGCATCGAAAGGGTGCAACTCACGTTTGATGCGTTCCTCCTTGGTTAAGTCTTCTAATGCAGGGCCTTCAGGCACTGTAGGCTTTGCTGCAGAAGTTCCCGAAAGATCGGCAAACGAGACGCCTCCAGCAGTGACCCCGGCAAAAAAGCCTTCAAGGTAACGCTGCTGTTCAGCGGAGAAGTTTTTATCTGCCGAGAGCGAAGGAATAGCTAGAGTGGTCATAGCGGTAAAAGTAAGGGATGCTTTTGGGAAACGGCCTTTGGCGGAGGCTTCAATACACGTCGCGTTGGTACCGTTTGTTTTTCTTCATATCGGCAACATAAGCACTGGCTTCTTCCGCCGAGCGACCGCCTGCGGTCTGGATGATTTCATGCAGTGCTGCATCCACATCCTTAGCCATGCGTTTAGCATCTCCACAGACATAAAAATGAGCGCCTTCCTCCAGCCACTGCCACATCTCGGCAGCCGCAGTCAACATGCGGGTCTGCACGTAGATCTTTTCTTCCTGATCCCGTGAAAAGGCTGTGTCCAGGCGGGTGAGGAGGCCCTTTTGCACCCACTCGATGATTTGGTCATGATAAAGGAAATCGGTGGTGCGCCTCTGGTCGCCAAAGAATAGCCAGTTTTTACCTGTGGCTCCCGTGGCTTCACGCTCTTCTAGAAAAGCGCGGAATGGGGCAATGCCTGTTCCCGGTCCCACCATGATGACGGGCTTGCTCAGATCCGCCGGGAGGCGGAAGTGTTTGGCTACATGGAAGAAGATTCCCGTCGTTTCGCTCAAAGCTAGACGATCTGCTAGGAAGGTGCTGGCTACGCCTTTATGCTGCACGCCGTGGACGTCGTAACGAACAGCTCCTACACAGAGATGCACTTCTTCAGGGTGGGCCTTGATACTGGAGGCAATCGAATAAAGGCGTGGCTGAAGTTTGCGCAGGCTGGTGACAAAATCTGCTGTATTCAATAACTGGTTAGGAGTAATCCCGTGCAGATGACGCACTTCATAGTTTGAAATAAGGGCGTCACGAAGGAATGCCGTGCCACCATCTGGCAAAGCTGCCTCTGCCTGTGGGTCCAGACTGTGGGCGGAAATGATGGCATCTACAACCTCAGGGCAGTTTTTGACATACACGCCCAGAGCGTCTCCCACTTCATAGTTAAGACCAGAACCTGCGAGTGAGAAGGCGATGTGTCGGGTGTCTTTAGAACTGCCACTCGCGTTCAAGGCAATGTTTGCGATCAGTGGCGCTGGAAAGGGGTTCTTTTTGCTGTAACCTTTTTCTTCGATCTCCTTTGCGGGGGGAACTGCTGCGACGACGGTCACAGATATTTCTTTGCCTGTTTCCAAGGCACTTAAAGCGGTGCTGCTCCACGTTTTAGCCAATTCATCGAACTCGACGTCACAGTCCACACGCTCAGTCACGCGTGTCGCACCGAGTTCTGCTAACCGAGCATCGATTTTTTTGCCTGCTAGGCAAAAAGTCTCCCCGTAATTTTTATCCCCTAGAGCGAGGACGCTGTACTTCACGCCATCCAGTTTAGGACTGCTGCCATTTTGATTGATGTTGTCCCAGAAAGAGATGGCATTGTCTGGCA
Encoded here:
- a CDS encoding diflavin oxidoreductase, whose amino-acid sequence is MLIAFGSQSGNAESLAKRLAREAASRGFTARAAGLDSLQPSDLIREQNVLLITSTWGEGDMPDNAISFWDNINQNGSSPKLDGVKYSVLALGDKNYGETFCLAGKKIDARLAELGATRVTERVDCDVEFDELAKTWSSTALSALETGKEISVTVVAAVPPAKEIEEKGYSKKNPFPAPLIANIALNASGSSKDTRHIAFSLAGSGLNYEVGDALGVYVKNCPEVVDAIISAHSLDPQAEAALPDGGTAFLRDALISNYEVRHLHGITPNQLLNTADFVTSLRKLQPRLYSIASSIKAHPEEVHLCVGAVRYDVHGVQHKGVASTFLADRLALSETTGIFFHVAKHFRLPADLSKPVIMVGPGTGIAPFRAFLEEREATGATGKNWLFFGDQRRTTDFLYHDQIIEWVQKGLLTRLDTAFSRDQEEKIYVQTRMLTAAAEMWQWLEEGAHFYVCGDAKRMAKDVDAALHEIIQTAGGRSAEEASAYVADMKKNKRYQRDVY